A portion of the Salarias fasciatus chromosome 15, fSalaFa1.1, whole genome shotgun sequence genome contains these proteins:
- the LOC115402054 gene encoding uncharacterized protein LOC115402054 isoform X3 gives MPRSNKRSQAQKRRFQQQTGSHGATPQSAEGSADLCENMAAVVLNPQEAKAVSSEVTMTPCDEGNVITELPSEIRLCASRSQSSARYGDNANKQCTCNSLTFLAFLHENETISKADLDLVLDKGNVLYQQVINTPDIHTDGSGHLASDQLPNLVPSRSSTLTADLSMLPYNGSFGNPPAGYIETYLSLSSRLNCLTDDVHYALLIMTRLCIAVFRTPSGRYGFFDPHSRKDDGSKKEAGTAVMVTFKHLQDMVNRLLRCYREHGASSTTEYELKPVTFVSIRPVSPQPAASHSAQTPVVESNSHSLNTTTTEVCLESSSSQVSVSLNRQVDVPSVQTETERPAVVKETSDKLSKHSKHERRKIQRRLASGKNSLRKDDRNRKHRQKYASNQTYRESKKCYSRRIYATETVKERKRNQSIKSYRSSAAVRQKHRDFMRNLYRNSDLIRKKKRQYLRELYRNDPLIQKKKKKYIRDQYRSDPVFQKKHKQYITSQYRNSEVFRQRQKSYVTQRYFQDQTFRSKHRLLMRKIMQERYRNNEVFRRMHRMRCALKIRRKYRQIHRQPQQQDNSLIVQAIYIFRAQIKAGPTLVCTVCHKASFPNQVKVCTRTKYLKNPNLVAACLTGKFVHHCNESCRSEEQCKVPDERKKEWICHTCHDHLRRGAMPSLAVHNNLELVDIPSELSDLNILERHLISKCIPFAKIIPLPKGRQSAIRGNVVCVPSEIQETVEALPRLRSESQIMRVKLKRRLCYRGHQLFQTVTWSKLMQALHKLKLIHPQYSEITIREEAELCDPTLPDDDDDERMEEEFDEADLMEIDRFEKDALCENEAEDGLDVLSCDDEEPENRPEEQQEGDMPNGGFALESCLQPPNVAEEIMSFSEGIYCVAPAERNSPVGFFKTPKLEAMAFPVQFPTGQNTLDESRRVKLSPSSYFKSRLFSIDDRFARDSNYLFFAQFVIEVNLATNSMTIQLRKGKPMTRDGRKITSGMLQDRREVEKLVRNREAFRFMRALRGTPAYWHQKTSELFAMIRQLGTPTFFCTFSAAEMRWPEVIEAIKRQQDTSQLSCLTLTLNLTCTRKSVKSRNTVVHTPRRVSKVLALGAVSGFPNLPAET, from the exons ATGCCTCGCTCTAACAAGAGATCTCAAGCCCAGAAACGTCggttccagcagcagactggatcCCATGgtgcaactcctcagtcagcagAAGGTTCTGCTGATCTCTGTGAGAACATGGCGGCTGTGGTGCTGAATCCTCAAGAAGCCAAAGCAGTGAGCAGTGAGGTGACGATGACCCCATGTGATGAAGGTAATGTGATAACAGAACTGCCCTCTGAGATTCGACTGTGTGCTTCCCGCAGCCAGAGCTCTGCCAGGTATGGTGACAATGCAAACAAACAGTGTACATGTAACTCTCTGACATTTCTGGCTTTCCTCCATGAGAACGAGACGATCTCaaaagcagacctggacctggttctggatAAAGGGAACGTTTTATATCAACAGGTTATAAACACCCCGGACATCCACACTGATGGTTCTGGACATTTGGCCTCTGATCAACTCCCTAACCTCGTTCCTTCTCGCAGCTCGACTCTGACAGCTGATCTCTCCATGCTTCCTTACAATGGCAGCTTTGGAAACCCACCAGCTGGATATATTGAGACCTACCTTTCCCTGTCTTCCAGGCTGAACTGTTTGACTGATGATGTGCATTATGCTCTGTTGATCATGACGAGGTTGTGTATTGCAGTGTTCAGGACTCCCAGTGGCAGATATGGCTTCTTTGATCCTCACTCCAGAAAAGATGACGGTTCAAAGAAAGAGGCTGGAACAGCTGTGATGGTGACGTTCAAACATCTCCAGGACATGGTGAATCGACTCCTACGCTGCTACAGAGAGCATGGCGCCTCATCCACGACTGAATATGAGCTGAAACCTGTGACGTTTGTCAGCATCAGACCTGTAAGTccacaacctgctgcttcacactctgCACAGACACCTGTTGTTGAATCAAACTCACACAGTCTGAACACAACGACCACTGAGGTTTGTTTGGAAAGCAGCTCAAGCCAAGTGTCAGTGTCCCTAAATCGACAAGTTGATGTCCCCTCAGTccaaacagaaactgaaagacCAGCTGTGGTGAAAGAAACCTCTGATAAACTGTCAAAACATAGTAAACATGAAAGAAGAAAGATACAGAGACGGTTGGCTTCAGGAAAGAATTCCCTCAGAAAAGATGATCGGAATCGTAAACACAGACAGAAGTATGCTTCAAACCAAACATacagagaaagtaaaaagtGTTATTCCAGAAGAATTTATGCAACCGAaacagtgaaagagagaaagagaaatcaaTCTATAAAGTCCTACAGGAGCAGTGCTGCtgtcagacaaaaacacagagatttCATGAGAAATTTATACAGAAACAGTGATTTAATCCGAAAGAAGAAAAGGCAGTACTTAAGAGAACTCTACAGAAATGATCCTTTGatccagaagaagaaaaaaaaatacatcagagACCAGTACAGAAGTGATCCAGTTTTCCAGAAGAAACATAAACAATACATCACGTCACAATATAGAAACTCTGAGGTCTTCAGACAACGGCAGAAATCTTATGTGACACAACGTTATTTCCAGGACCAAACATTCAGAAGTAAACACAGGCTGCTAATGAGAAAGATAATGCAAGAGCGGTATCGAAACAATGAGGTGTTCAGACGAATGCACAGAATGAGATGTGCCTTAAAGATAAGACGTAAATACCGTCAGATTCACCGACAACCACAGCAACAAGACAACAGTTTGATTGTACAGGCTATCTACATTTTCAGAGCTCAGATCAAGGCTGGACCAACATTGGTATGTACTGTGTGTCATAAAGCTTCATTTCCTAATCAGGTTAAAGTTTGTACCAGAACAAAGTATTTGAAAAATCCCAACTTGGTGGCAGCTTGTCTCACTGGAAAGTTTGTTCATCACTGTAATGAGAGCTGCAGAAGTGAAGAACAGTGCAAAGTTCCtgatgaaaggaagaaagagtgGATCTGTCATACCTGCCATGATCACCTGAGACGTGGAGCCATGCCCTCCCTGGCTGTACACAATAACCTGGAGCTTGTTGACATCCCATCGGAGCTGTCAGACTTGAACATATTAGAGAGACATCTGATCAGCAAGTGTATTCCTTTTGCTAAGATCATCCCTCTTCCTAAAGGCAGACAGAGTGCAATCCGTGGAAATGTGGTGTGTGTCCCATCTGAGATCCAGGAAACGGTTGAAGCTTTGCCCAGACTGAGAAGTGAATCCCAGATCATGAGAGTGAAACTGAAGAGACGTCTGTGTTACCGAGGACATCAGCTCTTCCAGACTGTCACCTGGTCTAAACTGATGCAGGCCCTGCATAAACTCAAACTGATTCACCCACAGTATTCTGAAATCACTATCAGAGAAGAAGCTGAGCTGTGTGACCCCACCCTGcctgacgatgatgatgatgaaaggatggaggaggagtttGATGAAGCAGACTTGATGGAGATTGACAGGTTTGAGAAAGATgctctgtgtgaaaatgaggcTGAGGATGGTTTAGATGTTCTGTCATGTGATgatgaagaaccagagaacagACCTGAAGAACAGCAGGAAGGTGACATGCCCAATGGTGGCTTTGCTCTGGAATCTTGTCTTCAACCTCCTAATGTAGCAGAGGAAATCATGTCTTTCAGTGAAGGAATCTACTGTGTTGCTCCTGCTGAGAGAAACAGTCCAGTCGGCTTTTTTAAGACCCCTAAACTTGAGGCCATGGCTTTCCCTGTACAGTTTCCTACAGGTCAAAACACCCTGGATGAGAGCAGACGTGTCAAACTATCACCCAGCAGTTACTTCAAATCCAGACTTTTCTCCATTGATGACAGATTTGCCAGAGACTCTAATTATTTGTTCTTTGCACAGTTTGTGATTGAGGTGAACCTGGCTACCAACAGCATGACCATCCAGTTGAGAAAAGGCAAACCCATGACCAGAGATGGACGAAAAATAACCTCTGGGATGCTGCAAGACAGACGTGAAGTCGAGAAACTTGTGAGAAACCGCGAGGCTTTTCGCTTCATGAGAGCATTACGTGGTACTCCGGCCTACTGGCACCAGAAAACCAGTGAACTGTTTGCCATGATTAGACAGCTGGGCACTCCCACCttcttttgtacattttcagcTGCTGAAATGCGATGGCCTGAAGTGATTGAAGCAATCAAGAGACAACAAG ATAcatcacagctcagctgccTGACCCTCACACTCAACCTGACCTGTACAAGAAAGTCAGTGAAGTCCAGAAACACAGTCGTACACACACCAAGACGTGTTTCAAAAGTGTTGGCTCTGGGTGCCGTTTCGGGTTTCCCAAACCTCCCTGCAGAAACGTAA
- the LOC115402054 gene encoding uncharacterized protein LOC115402054 isoform X4, which yields MPRSNKRSQAQKRRFQQQTGSHGATPQSAEGSADLCENMAAVVLNPQEAKAVSSEVTMTPCDEGNVITELPSEIRLCASRSQSSARYGDNANKQCTCNSLTFLAFLHENETISKADLDLVLDKGNVLYQQVINTPDIHTDGSGHLASDQLPNLVPSRSSTLTADLSMLPYNGSFGNPPAGYIETYLSLSSRLNCLTDDVHYALLIMTRLCIAVFRTPSGRYGFFDPHSRKDDGSKKEAGTAVMVTFKHLQDMVNRLLRCYREHGASSTTEYELKPVTFVSIRPADRVQSVEMWCVSHLRSRKRLKLCPD from the exons ATGCCTCGCTCTAACAAGAGATCTCAAGCCCAGAAACGTCggttccagcagcagactggatcCCATGgtgcaactcctcagtcagcagAAGGTTCTGCTGATCTCTGTGAGAACATGGCGGCTGTGGTGCTGAATCCTCAAGAAGCCAAAGCAGTGAGCAGTGAGGTGACGATGACCCCATGTGATGAAGGTAATGTGATAACAGAACTGCCCTCTGAGATTCGACTGTGTGCTTCCCGCAGCCAGAGCTCTGCCAGGTATGGTGACAATGCAAACAAACAGTGTACATGTAACTCTCTGACATTTCTGGCTTTCCTCCATGAGAACGAGACGATCTCaaaagcagacctggacctggttctggatAAAGGGAACGTTTTATATCAACAGGTTATAAACACCCCGGACATCCACACTGATGGTTCTGGACATTTGGCCTCTGATCAACTCCCTAACCTCGTTCCTTCTCGCAGCTCGACTCTGACAGCTGATCTCTCCATGCTTCCTTACAATGGCAGCTTTGGAAACCCACCAGCTGGATATATTGAGACCTACCTTTCCCTGTCTTCCAGGCTGAACTGTTTGACTGATGATGTGCATTATGCTCTGTTGATCATGACGAGGTTGTGTATTGCAGTGTTCAGGACTCCCAGTGGCAGATATGGCTTCTTTGATCCTCACTCCAGAAAAGATGACGGTTCAAAGAAAGAGGCTGGAACAGCTGTGATGGTGACGTTCAAACATCTCCAGGACATGGTGAATCGACTCCTACGCTGCTACAGAGAGCATGGCGCCTCATCCACGACTGAATATGAGCTGAAACCTGTGACGTTTGTCAGCATCAGACCT GCAGACAGAGTGCAATCCGTGGAAATGTGGTGTGTGTCCCATCTGAGATCCAGGAAACGGTTGAAGCTTTGCCCAGACTGA